A part of Aspergillus oryzae RIB40 DNA, chromosome 7 genomic DNA contains:
- a CDS encoding MFS transporter (synaptic vesicle transporter SVOP and related transporters (major facilitator superfamily)): MPHGAVCLDVATDTIRADDIGIALDFLRWLIFGCKDDMRNLVSMAHGNQSTNETEDISPVNSIIRSKDQTDETKVDNNELYPVGNECDKNDDAPYCSLSERRKISVMLIASFSGIISPISASIYYPALPTIAKDMHVSISLINLTIMTYLILQGISPSFTGSFSDVYGRRLAYMLCFITYIGANIGLALQSDYAALMVLRCVQAAGSSGTIAIGSAVVADISTRAERGKYIAYATMGTTLGPALGPVLGGLLDHFLGWRWVFWFLVILGGFNFTLILVACPETCRAVVGNGSIPPAKWNRPLWVILRDSLRPQSHKAGKRVDYETLERSKTRPNPLTSVRIALEKEGGLILIYGALLYAGYMIILSTLTSQLESEYGFNSIQVGLCYLPMGIGSLTSRWSAGPLLDWNFKREAKRQNLPIVKNRQQDIRDFNIERTRLTITIPFVYAGCLFLLAYGWVMRFQTHLAVPLVLLFFSGHLTTGAFSTLSTLIVDIHRQSAATAVAANNLFRCLLAAGATAFAAPLIDRIGIGWTTTFIVGVWIVFSACLWAVYLWGHKWRDELRVKRSEGDGSPA; encoded by the exons TAGTATCAATGGCGCACGGCAACCAATCAACGAATGAAACGGAAGATATTAGCCCGGTGAACTCCATAATTCGCTCTAAAGATCAGACTGACGAGACAAAGGTAGACAACAACGAACTTTACCCGGTCGGAAATGAATGTGACAAGAACGATGACGCTCCCTACTGTTCCCTTTCTGAGCGCCGAAAGATCTCCGTGATGCTAATAGCATCATTTTCCGGCATAATATCCCCAATATCTGCCAGTATCTATTATCCAGCACTCCCCACCATTGCGAAAGACATGCATGTTTCTATCTCCTTGATCAACTTGACTATCATGACCTATCTG ATATTACAAGGAATATCTCCCTCTTTCACCGGATCCTTTTCTGATGTCTATGGACGACGGCTCGCCTACATGCTCTGTTTCATCACCTACATCGGGGCAAATATTGGCCTTGCATTACAGTCCGATTACGCAGCTTTAATGGTCCTGCGTTGTGTCCAGGCGGCTGGTAGCAGCGGAACGATCGCGATCGGAAGTGCTGTGGTTGCAGATATATCGACACGAGCTGAGCGAGGCAAATACATTGCATATGCCACGATGGGGACGACACTGGGACCTGCTCTGGGTCCTGTTCTTGGAGGTCTCCTGGATCACTTtcttggttggagatgggttttttggtttcttgtcATCTTAGGTGGCTTCAACTTTACCCTCATTCTCGTGGCATGTCCAGAAACGTGCCGTGCAGTGGTGGGAAACGGTTCAATTCCCCCTGCTAAATGGAATCGGCCTTTGTGGGTGATACTGAGGGATTCACTAAGACCTCAGAGCCATAAGGCCGGAAAGAGGGTTGACTATGAGACTCTGGAAAGGAGCAAAACGCGCCCGAATCCATTGACTTCTGTTCGTATCGCTCTGGAAAAAGAGGGTGGTTTGATTCTCATCTACGGGGCACTGCTATACGCCGGTTACATGATTATTCTGAGCACTCTGACCTCGCAGCTGGAGAGCGAGTACGGATTTAACTCCATCCAGGTGGGATTATGCTACTTACCTATGGGAATCGGAAGCCTGACATCCCGTTGGTCCGCAGGACCTTTGCTGGATTGGAATTTCAAACGGGAAGCTAAGCGTCAAAACCTACCTATTGTCAAGAATCGCCAACAAGACATCCGAGACTTCAATATTGAAAGAACTCGTCTGACTATTACAATACCTTTCGTGTATGCCGGTTGCCTGTTCCTTCTTGCATACGGGTGGGTTATGAGATTCCAGACTCACCTGGCGGTTCcgttggtgttgttgttcttctccgGCCATCTCACCACGGGGGCTTTTTCGACCCTTAGCACGCTGATCGTTGATATTCATCGCCAAAGTGCGGCCACCGCCGTGGCTGCTAATAACTTGTTTCGCTGCTTGCTTGCGGCTGGTGCGACAGCTTTCGCGGCACCCCTGATCGATCGTATTGGCATTGGCTGGACGACTACGTTTATTGTAGGTGTTTGGATTGTCTTCAGTGCGTGTCTGTGGGCGGTTTATCTCTGGGGACATAAATGGAGAGATGAATTGCGTGTTAAACGGAGTGAGGGAGATGGTAGCCCAGCATAG